A window of the Podarcis raffonei isolate rPodRaf1 chromosome 4, rPodRaf1.pri, whole genome shotgun sequence genome harbors these coding sequences:
- the LOC128412587 gene encoding matrix metalloproteinase-27-like, whose amino-acid sequence MKPKAERSLKVRITARAEYAIDPSHKARPPSFKMTSLLIVLLSATFSYGLPIFSGKQSEEQKRQLAQEYLNQFYEQENEPQQRGWKSNKSSFVEKIQQMQEFFGLNVTGMIDTDTMKVMEQPRCGVPDIGQYVLALPGWEKTKLTYRIVNYTPDMKQADVDTSIQKAFEIWSAVTPLTFSRVYEETADFYIVFVTGAHGNCPRRFDGPLGVLGHAFPPSDPFRGNVHLDDDENWTASLVQFNLMLVAAHEIGHALGLAHSGDPRALMFPNYKLMEPIDFPLTQDDIDGIQAIYGPSRNPPKKPVKPSIPKACDPKMTFDAVTTMRREIIFLRGRHLWRVYPSHSEVDFESISTFWPSLPSNIQAAYENMKDQLLFFKDNHFWVFSGLQMQPGYPQTIDHLGFPQRIKKIDAAALDKNTGKTYFFIGNKYWRYDENNQSMDKGYPRKIREDFPAIGQKVDAAFQHNGSFYLFRGSKQWQFDLIAKRVICVMNSNSWFSC is encoded by the exons ATGAAGCCTAAAGCAGAAAGGAGCCTGAAAGTCAGAATTACTGCAAGAGCAGAATATGCCATCGACCCTTCTCACAAAGCAAGACCACCCAGCTTTAAGATGACGAGTCTCCTGATTGTCCTACTGTCGGCCACATTTTCGTACGGATTGCCCATTTTTTCAGGGAAGCAAAGTGAAGAACAAAAAAGACAGCTTGCACAG GAATATCTAAATCAGTtttatgagcaggaaaatgaacCACAACAACGAGGCTGGAAAAGCAATAAATCTTCCTTTGTGGAGAAAATCCAACAAATGCAAGAATTTTTTGGACTGAATGTAACTGGAATGATAGACACTGACACCATGAAAGTGATGGAGCAACCCAGATGTGGCGTACCTGATATTGGACAGTACGTCCTGGCCCTTCCTGGGTGGGAGAAAACCAAGCTTACATACAG GATTGTGAATTACACCCCTGATATGAAACAAGCTGATGTGGACACATCTATCCAAAAGGCGTTTGAAATTTGGAGTGCAGTGACTCCTCTGACTTTCAGCAGGGTTTACGAAGAGACAGCAGACTTCTATATTGTGTTTGTAACTGGAG CACATGGCAACTGTCCTCGGCGTTTTGACGGTCCTCTGGGAGTCCTCGGTCATGCGTTCCCCCCCAGTGACCCCTTTCGTGGAAACGTCCACTTGGATGATGACGAAAATTGGACCGCCAGCTTAGTCC AATTCAACCTGATGCTTGTTGCTGCTCATGAGATTGGCCATGCCCTCGGCCTTGCACATTCTGGCGACCCAAGAGCACTGATGTTCCCCAATTACAAACTCATGGAGCCCATCGATTTCCCACTCACCCAAGATGATATTGATGGCATTCAGGCCATCTATG GACCTTCGCGAAATCCACCCAAAAAGCCAGTGAAGCCATCAATCCCTAAGGCTTGTGATCCAAAAATGACGTTTGATGCCGTCACTACGATGCGAAGAGAAATTATTTTCCTACGGGGCAG GCACCTCTGGAGAGTGTATCCTAGTCATTCAGAAGTTGATTTTGAATCAATTTCTACCTTTTGGCCTTCTTTACCATCTAACATCCAAGCTGCTTATGAAAATATGAAAGATCAGCTCCTCTTTTTTAAAG ATAATCACTTCTGGGTCTTTAGTGGATTACAGATGCAGCCTGGCTACCCCCAAACCATTGACCATTTGGGCTTCCCACAACGTATTAAGAAAATTGATGCAGCTGCTTTGGATAAAAATACTGGGAAAACCTATTTCTTCATTGGTAACAAGTACTGGAG ATATGATGAAAACAATCAATCCATGGACAAGGGCTACCCGAGAAAAATAAGAGAAGATTTTCCTGCAATTGGCCAGAAGGTTGATGCTGCCTTTCAGCACAACG GATCCTTCTATTTGTTCCGTGGGTCGAAGCAGTGGCAGTTCGATCTGATTgcgaaaagagtgatttgtgtcaTGAACAGCAACAGCTGGTTTAGCTGttag